The Streptomyces hundungensis genome contains the following window.
AAGTACCTTACTTCAAAGTGGGTACTTTCGCCGAGTTAGCGCTATCCGTAGGGTGGCAGGAGTAGCCAGGACAACCAGCCGAAGACCGGCAGAACAACCAGCGGACAACCTGGCAGACACCAACCAGAAGGAGCCTCCCCATGAGCATCGTCGTCACCGGAGCCACCGGATCCCTCGGCCGTCTCGTCGTCGAGGAGCTGCTCGCGCGGGTGCCCGCGAGCGAGATCGTCGCGCTCGTACGGGACAAGGAGAAGGCCGCCGGGCTCGCCGCCCGGGGCGTGGAGCTCCGCATCGCCGACTACAGCGAGCCCGCCACCCTCGCCGGGGCCTTCCGGGCGGGCGACCGGGTGCTGCTGATCTCGGGGAGCGAGGTCGGGCAGCGGGTGCCGCAGCACACCGCGGTGATCGAGGCGGCGAAGGCCGCGGGCGTGGCGCAGCTCGCCTACACCGGCGTTCTGGGCGGCCCGGACGCCGACTTCGCGCTGGCGGACGAACACCGGGAGACCGAGCGGATCGTCCTGGAGTCGGGGCTGCCGTACACGTTCCTGCGCAACGGCTGGTACACGGAGAACTACACCGCCAACCTCGCGCCGGTCCTGGCGCACGGCGCGGTCCTGTCCAACGCGGGTGAGGGCCGGGTGGCCTCGGCGGCCCGGGCCGACTACGCGGCGGCCGCGGCCGAGGTGCTGACCGGCGAGGGCCACCTGGGCCGCGCATACGAGCTGAGCGGGGACGTGGCTTGGTCCTTCACGGAGTACGCGGCTGAGGTCGCGGCGGCCTCGGGCAAGCCCATCGCCTACCGCCCGCTCACCCCGGAGGCGCACCTCGCGGTCCTGACCGACGCGGGCGTGCCCGCCCCCTTCGCGGAGATCCTGGTGGACGTGGACCTCGCCATAGCGCGGGGCCGTCTGGCCGGCACGTCGGGCGACCTGTCCCGCCTGATCGGCCGCCCGACGACCCCGCTGTCGCTCTCGGTGCGGGAGGCGGTGTCCGCGTCGGCCTAAGCGCCGCGCCCGCCGTTGAGCGCTTGAGCGCTTGAGGCGTCAGTACCGTATCCCGATACGGACATGACACGTCGGCCCCTCCGGCGCTACCTTCTGGTGGAGCGCGCGCACAGGGAGGGCCAGTGGCCAAGGACTCGGCGGGACAACAGCGGGCCGGACTGCTGTACGGGATCGGCGCGTACGGGATGTGGGGGCTCGTCCCCCTGTTCTGGCCCCTGCTCAAGCCGGCCGACGCGATCGAGATCCTGGCCCACCGCATGGTGTGGTCGCTCGGCCTGGTGGCGATCGTGCTCCTTGTGATGGGCCGCTGGGCGTGGATCGGCGCACTGGTCCGCCAGCCGCGCAAACTCGGCCTGATAGCCCTGGCGGCCGTGGTGATCACGGTGAACTGGGGCGTGTACATCTGGTCGGTCAACTCCGGCCATGTGGTGGAGGCGTCCCTGGGCTACTTCATCAACCCGCTCGTCACCATCGCGATGGGCGTGCTGATCCTCAAGGAGCGGCTTCGGCGGGCCCAGTGGATCGCGGTGGGGATCGGCGCCGCGTCCGTGACTGTCCTGACGGTGGGGTACGGGCAGCCGCCGTGGATCTCGCTGACGCTGGCGTTCTCGTTCGCGACGTACGGCCTGGTGAAGAAGAAGGTCAACCTGGGCGGCCTGGAATCCCTGGCCGCCGAGACCGCCGTGCAGTTCCTGCCGGCGCTGGGCTATCTGCTGTGGCTGGGCGGCCAGGGCCGGGCCACCTTCGGCAACGAGGGCGCCGGACACGCGGCGCTGCTCGCCGCGACGGGGGTGGTGACCGCGATCCCGCTGATCTGCTTCGGCGGCGCGGCGATCCGGGTGCCGCTGTCCACCCTGGGGCTGCTCCAGTACCTGGCCCCGGTCTTCCAGTTCCTGCTGGGCATCGTGTACTTCCACGAGGCGATGCCGCCGGAGCGGTGGGCGGGCTTCGCGCTGGTGTGGCTGGCCCTGACGCTCCTGACGTGGGACGCGCTACGGGGTGGCCGGCGGGCCTCGGCTTCGGTACGGGCGCCCGCGCCGGGGGTGGTCCAGGGTGCGACCCCGCCGCCGCCCCTCCCGGGCCTCACCGCGCCGGGGCCGGCCCCGCTGGCACCCAGCCACCCACCAACGGGCCTCCCGGACTGACCCGCTGTCGGCGTGCGGGCCGTGTGGCTTTTGCGCAGTTCCCCGCGCCCCTGGAAACCCGTTTTCGTCTGCGGGCCGCAGGTGGCTGGTCGCGCAGTTCCCCGCGCCCCTTAACTGCTCGGTGCGGGGGCACCTACAGCCTGTCCGGCGATTGAGGACGAGCGCCCTTAAGGCGCGATACGGGGTCTGGGGCGGAGCCCCAGGGGCCCGGGCTGTCCAACCCCCGTCACGGGCGGGTGGGTGGGCAAACGCGGCGGGGTCTGGGGCGGAGCCCCAGGGGCTGGACCGTTCAACCCCCTGCACGGGTGGGTGGGTGGGCAAACCCGTGGGGCTGGGGCGGAGCCCCAGGGGGCCGGGACCGTTCAACCCCCGTCACGGGTGGGTGGGTGGGCAAGGCCCCCGGAAAGGGGAGGCAGCCCGCACCCACGCCCCGCTAGCCTGCCCCCATGCCCCCGTACTCGTACTCGTACTACTTCTTCCGCTGACCCACCCCACCGCGGCCCCGGCCGCCCCGCACCCCCACCAGGAGGACCCCATACCGAGCACCCCCAGGGACCAACCATGCCCTCGCACACCCGAACCGACGCCCGAGACCACACCCGGACCCCGTCCCAGCTGACCCTCACCGCCGCCGCCAAGGCATACCGCGGCCACCCCGTACTGGACCAGGTCACCCTCACCGTCCGCCCGGGCGAAAAGGCCGCCGTCATCGGCGAGAACGGCTCCGGCAAGTCGACCCTGCTGCGTCTGATGGCCGGCGTGGAGCGGCCCGACACCGGGGAGGTCACCGCCGTCTTCCCCGGCGGCATCGGCCACCTCACCCAGACGCTCGGCCTCGCCCCGGACCGTACGGTCCAGGACGCCGTGGACCTGGCACTGGCCGACCTGCGCGCCCTGGAGGCGGCCATCCGCGCCGCCGAGTCCCAGCTGGCCGACACCGACACCAGCACCGGCACCCCCTCCGAGCTGGCCACCTACGGCGCCCTGTTGACCGCGTACGAGAACCGCGACGGCTACCGCGCGGAAGCCCGCACCACCGCCGCCCTGCACACCCTCGGCCTCGCCCACGTGACCCACGACCGCACACTCGGCTCGCTCTCCGGCGGCGAGCGGTCCCGCCTCGCACTGGCCTGCGTCCTGGCCGCCGCCCCCGAGCTGCTGCTGCTCGACGAGCCGACGAACCATCTGGACCGGCAGGCCACCGACTGGCTGGCGGACCAACTCCGCGCCCACCGGGGCACATTGGTGGTGGTCACCCACGACCGCGCGTTCCTCGAACGTGTCTCGACGACGATCCTGGAGGTGGACCGGGAGCTGCGCACGGTCGTCCGGTACGGCGACGGCTGGGCCGGTTACCGCACCGCGCGGGCGGCCGCACGGCGCCGTAGGGAGCTCGCGCACCAGGAGTGGCGCGCGGAGCTGGCCCGTACCCGGGAGCTGGTCGCGGCCGCCGGGCAGCGCCTCGTCGCCACCGGCGGGGACCCCGGCCAGGGCTTCGGCAAGCACCGCCGGTCCTCGGAGGCCAAGCTGTCCGGCCGCGTGCGGGCGGCGAGGAGGCGCGTGGAGCAGTTGGAGCGCGAGCCGGTGGCGGCCCCCGCGCCGCCCCTGAGGTTCCGCGCCCGTCTGACCACGGCGACGCCCGCCCCCACCCCGGCCGCCGCCGTCCCCCTCGTGGAGCTGACCGGGGTGAAGGTCGGCGATCGTCTCCACGTGCCCGCCCTCGCCATCGAGCCCGGCCGGCGCCTCCTCGTGTCGGGCCCCAACGGCGCGGGCAAGACCACGTTGCTCCGCGTCCTCGCCGGCGACCTCGCCCCGGACGCGGGCCGGGTCCAGCGCACCAGCCCTCATATCGGCTATCTGGCCCAGGAGTTGAGCCCCGACACGGCCCCGCGCCTCTCCCTGCTCGACGCGTACGCGTCGGGGCGTACCGGGCTTCCGGAGGAGTGCGCCGACGAGCTGCTCGCGCTCGGTCTGTTCCGCGAGGAGGACCTGGCGGTGCCGGTCGCGGAGCTCTCGGTCGGCCAGCGACGGCGGCTCGAACTGGCCCGCCTGGTGACCCGCCCCGCCGATCTCCTCGTACTGGACGAGCCGACGAACCACGTGTCGCTCGCCCTGGTCGAGGAGGTCGAGCAGGCGCTGGCCGACTTTCCGGGCGCGGTCGTCGTGGTCTCGCACGACCGCCGCTTCCGGTCCTCCTTCGCGGGTGACCGGCTGGAGCTGCGCCGCGGTACGCCAGTGAGCTGACCGCACCCGCCCGTGGGGGCGAGGGGGCCGTCCAGGGCGCCCCCTCGCCCCCGTCCCGCTATAAACGAACACATGACCCTGCACTGGAAACTCGTCGTCGACGCCGCCGACCCGCACACCCAGGCCGACTTCTGGGCCGCCGCCCTCGGTTACGAGACCGAGGACAACAGCCTCCTGATCGGCCGGCTGCGCGCCGCGGGCGCGATCGGGGAGGAACTCACCCTCGAACACGGCGGCCGGACCGCCTTTCGAGATCTGGTCGCCGTCCGGCATCCGGACGACTCCTACGACCCCGAGAGCGGCACGGGGCTCGGCCGGCGCATCCTGTTCCAGCGGGTTCCGGAGGCCAAGACGGTCAAGAACCGGCTGCACATCGACGTCCACGCCGCCCCGGGCGAACGAGAGGCGGAGGTCACCCGCCTCACCGGCCTGGGGGCGTCCGTACTGCGTCATGTGAGGGAAGCGGGTGGGGAGTTCACCGTCATGGCCGACCCCGAGGGCAACGAGTTCTGCGTGCACTAGGCGTTTGGCGGCAGTTGTCCGCCCCGTAATCCGCCCAGCACGTTCGACATCCGAACACCCGTGGCCGATTTACGTTCTTGACGCCCCCTCGACCTCTCCTTGACCATCGGGCTCGCGTTTCCGTCCCATCCCCGAACGGAACCCGGAGCCCCCCATGCACCGCTCGATCCCCCCACGTCCGCTCGCCGCCGGCGCCGCGCTGGCCACGGCCGCACTGACGCTCGGCCTGCTCGCCCCGGCCGTCCACGCGGCGCCCGCACCGGCAGCCGCGACCACAACCCCGGCCGCCACCACCATCGCAGCCGCCCCCGACATACCCGTCGCCAACGTCAAGGCGCACCTCGCCCAGCTCCAGCAGATAGCCAACGCCAACGGCGGCAACCGCGCCCACGGCCGCTCCGGCTACAAGGCCTCGCTCGACTACGTCAAGGGCAAGCTGGACTCCGCCGGATTCACCACCTCCGTCCAGCAGTTCAGCTCCTCCGGCGCCACCGGCTACAACCTGATCGCCGACTGGCCGGGCGGCGACACCTCGCGCACGGTGATGGCGGGCGCGCACCTCGACTCGGTCACGGCGGGGCCCGGCATCAACGACAACGGATCCGGGTCGGCCGGCATCCTGGAGACCGCGCTCGCCGTGTCGCGGGCCCAGCTCAAGCCCGACAAGCATCTGCGGTTCGCCTGGTGGGGCGCCGAGGAGCTGGGCATGGTCGGGTCCAAGTACTACGTCAACTCCCTTGCGTCGGCGGACCGTTCGAAGATCTCCGGGTATCTGAACTTCGACATGATCGGCTCGCCGAACCCGGGCTACTTCGTCTACGACGACGACTCCACCCTGGAGAAGGTCTTCAAGGACTACTTCGCCACCCTCTCCATCCCGACCGAGATCGAGACCGAGGGTGACGGCCGGTCCGACCACGCTCCGTTCAAGAACGCGGGCATCCCCGTCGGCGGGCTCTTCTCCGGCGCCGACTACACCAAGACGTCCGCCCAGGCGCAGAAGTGGGGCGGTTCGGCGGGCCAGGAGTTCGACGCCTGCTACCACGCCTCCTGCGACACGAGCGCCAACATCGACACCACCGCGCTCGACCACAACAGCGACGCCATCGCGTACGCCCTGTGGCAACTGGCCGCCGGGGGCACCACCCCGCCCGACCCGGGCGGCTCGTACGAGAACACCACGGACCTCGCCATCCCGGACTCGCCGGCCCCGGCGGTGACGTCCTCGATCACCGTCGCGGACCGCACCGGCAACGCGCCCTCCGCGCTCAAGGTGGCCGTGAACATCGTCCACACCTACAGCGGTGACCTGGTGATCGACCTGCTCGGGCCGAGCGGGCGGGCCTACCGGCTGCACAACTCGTCGTCCGACTCCACGCCCAACATCGACACCACGTACACCGTGAACGCCTCGTCGGAGACGGCCAACGGCACCTGGAAGCTGCGGATCCAGGACAAGGGCCCGCAGGACACCGGCTACCTCAACAGCTGGAAGCTCACCTTCTGACGGCGGCCCGAGGAGACGAGGTGCCCGCGTCACCACGGCGCGGGCACCCGCCCGGAGAAGCCCCCCGGATCGCCGAACAACCCCTGCCGCCATCCGTATGCGTGTGCATATACTGCACACGCATACGCCTTTGGGTTACGTACGGAGGGGACCATGGCCCGCAACTTCCTTTTCCTGCTGGGCAGTACGCGCAGCGGCGGCAACACCGAGACGCTCGCCCGGCAGGC
Protein-coding sequences here:
- a CDS encoding SDR family oxidoreductase; translated protein: MSIVVTGATGSLGRLVVEELLARVPASEIVALVRDKEKAAGLAARGVELRIADYSEPATLAGAFRAGDRVLLISGSEVGQRVPQHTAVIEAAKAAGVAQLAYTGVLGGPDADFALADEHRETERIVLESGLPYTFLRNGWYTENYTANLAPVLAHGAVLSNAGEGRVASAARADYAAAAAEVLTGEGHLGRAYELSGDVAWSFTEYAAEVAAASGKPIAYRPLTPEAHLAVLTDAGVPAPFAEILVDVDLAIARGRLAGTSGDLSRLIGRPTTPLSLSVREAVSASA
- the rarD gene encoding EamA family transporter RarD; the encoded protein is MWGLVPLFWPLLKPADAIEILAHRMVWSLGLVAIVLLVMGRWAWIGALVRQPRKLGLIALAAVVITVNWGVYIWSVNSGHVVEASLGYFINPLVTIAMGVLILKERLRRAQWIAVGIGAASVTVLTVGYGQPPWISLTLAFSFATYGLVKKKVNLGGLESLAAETAVQFLPALGYLLWLGGQGRATFGNEGAGHAALLAATGVVTAIPLICFGGAAIRVPLSTLGLLQYLAPVFQFLLGIVYFHEAMPPERWAGFALVWLALTLLTWDALRGGRRASASVRAPAPGVVQGATPPPPLPGLTAPGPAPLAPSHPPTGLPD
- the abc-f gene encoding ribosomal protection-like ABC-F family protein, translated to MPSHTRTDARDHTRTPSQLTLTAAAKAYRGHPVLDQVTLTVRPGEKAAVIGENGSGKSTLLRLMAGVERPDTGEVTAVFPGGIGHLTQTLGLAPDRTVQDAVDLALADLRALEAAIRAAESQLADTDTSTGTPSELATYGALLTAYENRDGYRAEARTTAALHTLGLAHVTHDRTLGSLSGGERSRLALACVLAAAPELLLLDEPTNHLDRQATDWLADQLRAHRGTLVVVTHDRAFLERVSTTILEVDRELRTVVRYGDGWAGYRTARAAARRRRELAHQEWRAELARTRELVAAAGQRLVATGGDPGQGFGKHRRSSEAKLSGRVRAARRRVEQLEREPVAAPAPPLRFRARLTTATPAPTPAAAVPLVELTGVKVGDRLHVPALAIEPGRRLLVSGPNGAGKTTLLRVLAGDLAPDAGRVQRTSPHIGYLAQELSPDTAPRLSLLDAYASGRTGLPEECADELLALGLFREEDLAVPVAELSVGQRRRLELARLVTRPADLLVLDEPTNHVSLALVEEVEQALADFPGAVVVVSHDRRFRSSFAGDRLELRRGTPVS
- a CDS encoding VOC family protein, with the translated sequence MTLHWKLVVDAADPHTQADFWAAALGYETEDNSLLIGRLRAAGAIGEELTLEHGGRTAFRDLVAVRHPDDSYDPESGTGLGRRILFQRVPEAKTVKNRLHIDVHAAPGEREAEVTRLTGLGASVLRHVREAGGEFTVMADPEGNEFCVH
- a CDS encoding M28 family metallopeptidase produces the protein MHRSIPPRPLAAGAALATAALTLGLLAPAVHAAPAPAAATTTPAATTIAAAPDIPVANVKAHLAQLQQIANANGGNRAHGRSGYKASLDYVKGKLDSAGFTTSVQQFSSSGATGYNLIADWPGGDTSRTVMAGAHLDSVTAGPGINDNGSGSAGILETALAVSRAQLKPDKHLRFAWWGAEELGMVGSKYYVNSLASADRSKISGYLNFDMIGSPNPGYFVYDDDSTLEKVFKDYFATLSIPTEIETEGDGRSDHAPFKNAGIPVGGLFSGADYTKTSAQAQKWGGSAGQEFDACYHASCDTSANIDTTALDHNSDAIAYALWQLAAGGTTPPDPGGSYENTTDLAIPDSPAPAVTSSITVADRTGNAPSALKVAVNIVHTYSGDLVIDLLGPSGRAYRLHNSSSDSTPNIDTTYTVNASSETANGTWKLRIQDKGPQDTGYLNSWKLTF